In a single window of the Tellurirhabdus bombi genome:
- a CDS encoding sialidase family protein encodes MKLLHFTFLSLLFFAQISLGQTAKGVLKSEFIYEQAPFPSCHASTLAETPQGIVAAWFGGTHENNPDVGIWFSQLVNDKWTAPVEVANGVQADGKRYASWNPVLFQMPNGPLLLFFKVGPSPSTWWGMLTSSTDGGKTWAKPTRLPEGILGPIKNKPVLLSSGQLLCPSSSEHDGWRLHMETTADGGKTWKKSEPLNDGKTFSAIQASILFHPNNRLQLLCRSKNKAVLEAWSSDNGKTWSALQPTSLPNPNSGTDAVTLRDGRQLIVYNHTAKGRSPLNVALSPDGKRWQAAAVLENEAGGEFSYPAVIQSRDGRVHITYTHHRKKIKYVVLDPAKLELTDIKDGNWPNR; translated from the coding sequence ATGAAGCTCCTGCACTTTACCTTTCTCTCGCTCCTATTTTTTGCCCAGATTTCACTTGGCCAGACTGCCAAGGGAGTACTCAAATCTGAATTTATTTACGAACAGGCTCCGTTTCCTTCCTGCCATGCTTCGACGCTGGCCGAAACGCCGCAGGGCATCGTAGCCGCCTGGTTTGGCGGTACCCACGAAAACAATCCAGACGTGGGGATCTGGTTTAGTCAGTTAGTGAACGACAAATGGACCGCCCCGGTCGAAGTCGCAAATGGCGTGCAGGCCGACGGAAAACGGTACGCCAGCTGGAACCCGGTCTTGTTTCAAATGCCCAACGGTCCGCTGCTGTTGTTCTTCAAAGTGGGTCCCAGCCCGTCAACCTGGTGGGGGATGCTAACCTCCTCGACCGACGGCGGCAAGACCTGGGCCAAACCGACGCGCCTGCCCGAAGGCATCCTGGGACCGATCAAGAACAAACCGGTTTTGCTTTCGTCGGGCCAGTTGCTTTGCCCATCGAGCAGCGAACACGATGGCTGGCGCCTGCATATGGAAACCACCGCTGACGGCGGCAAAACCTGGAAAAAATCGGAGCCGCTCAACGATGGCAAGACCTTTAGCGCCATTCAGGCCAGTATTCTGTTTCACCCCAACAACCGCCTGCAATTGCTTTGCCGCAGCAAAAACAAAGCGGTTCTGGAAGCCTGGTCGAGCGATAACGGCAAAACCTGGTCGGCGCTTCAGCCCACGAGTTTGCCCAACCCTAATTCGGGTACGGATGCCGTCACGCTCCGCGATGGTCGTCAATTGATCGTGTATAACCATACCGCTAAAGGACGCTCGCCGCTCAACGTGGCTCTTTCGCCCGATGGCAAACGCTGGCAAGCTGCTGCCGTGCTGGAAAACGAAGCGGGTGGCGAATTTTCGTATCCCGCCGTTATTCAAAGCCGCGACGGACGCGTGCACATTACTTACACGCATCACCGGAAGAAAATCAAGTATGTGGTTCTCGATCCCGCCAAGCTGGAACTTACCGATATAAAAGACGGAAATTGGCCGAATCGGTAA